One Kaistella polysaccharea DNA segment encodes these proteins:
- a CDS encoding chorismate-binding protein, whose protein sequence is MVYFRFPFSDHILTADHSSDNNVVSFFSFDRAQHIHFKGNIKEISKEKFQQSVLSNEDISEVLYEFMPEEKGEYIDKIADVISFVKTENLSKLVISRRKLVKYKNRKLNLTQTFLNLCESYPNAFVYLFLENGKCWIGAFSEVLGKFNKETCQFETMSLAATLPLEESWNTKEIEEQKPVTDFIKTTLNGFSDQVEQSETYDHISGNIKHLRTDFKAKIKSEDVESIIEALHPTPAVCGIPKDFCKKAILEFEKYPRNFYSGFIKVETSQDIQYFVNLRCAEFLNNAAFIYVGGGITADSSPEKEWQETELKAEAILNNLCFSED, encoded by the coding sequence ATGGTTTATTTTCGCTTTCCTTTTTCAGATCACATCTTAACTGCTGATCATTCGTCAGATAATAATGTAGTTTCTTTTTTTTCGTTTGATCGTGCGCAACACATTCATTTTAAAGGAAATATCAAAGAAATATCCAAAGAGAAATTTCAACAAAGTGTACTATCTAATGAAGATATTTCAGAGGTATTGTATGAATTTATGCCCGAAGAAAAAGGCGAATATATTGATAAAATCGCCGATGTTATTAGTTTTGTCAAAACCGAAAACCTCTCAAAACTCGTCATTTCCCGGCGTAAATTGGTAAAGTATAAAAATAGAAAGCTTAATCTCACCCAAACTTTTTTAAATTTATGCGAAAGCTATCCAAACGCTTTTGTCTACTTGTTTCTGGAAAATGGAAAATGTTGGATCGGTGCATTTTCTGAAGTTTTAGGAAAATTTAATAAAGAAACCTGCCAGTTTGAAACCATGAGTTTGGCAGCCACGCTTCCACTCGAAGAAAGCTGGAATACCAAAGAAATTGAAGAACAGAAACCGGTAACAGATTTCATTAAAACAACCTTGAACGGTTTCTCAGATCAGGTAGAACAATCGGAAACCTACGATCATATTTCAGGAAATATAAAACATTTGAGGACTGATTTTAAAGCTAAAATAAAATCGGAAGATGTGGAAAGTATCATCGAAGCGCTTCACCCAACGCCGGCAGTTTGTGGCATTCCAAAAGATTTCTGTAAAAAAGCGATTCTTGAATTTGAAAAATATCCCCGAAATTTTTATTCAGGTTTTATCAAAGTTGAAACTTCGCAGGATATTCAGTACTTCGTTAATTTGCGGTGTGCAGAATTTTTGAATAATGCAGCATTCATTTACGTTGGTGGTGGCATTACGGCCGACAGTTCACCCGAAAAAGAATGGCAGGAAACTGAGTTAAAAGCGGAGGCTATTTTGAATAATCTGTGTTTTAGTGAAGATTAA
- a CDS encoding PaaI family thioesterase — protein MENKEQILEKLNTWGGETLGKTLDILFTDVTDESLTATMPVTPKIHQPYGIMHGGASCVLAETLGSCLSVLHVDIEKYAPVGTNINSNHLRSKKEGMVTGTARFIRKGNTMHVSEIEIRDEKGTLINHTTMTNNIIPR, from the coding sequence ATGGAAAATAAAGAGCAGATTTTAGAAAAATTAAATACGTGGGGCGGCGAAACGCTCGGTAAAACTTTAGACATTCTTTTTACTGATGTTACCGATGAATCACTCACTGCAACAATGCCAGTTACGCCAAAAATTCATCAGCCGTACGGCATTATGCACGGTGGAGCAAGTTGTGTTTTGGCAGAAACATTAGGTTCTTGTTTATCGGTTTTGCATGTGGATATTGAAAAATACGCGCCCGTTGGAACGAACATTAATTCAAACCATCTGCGCAGTAAAAAAGAAGGAATGGTTACAGGAACCGCTCGGTTTATCCGAAAAGGGAATACGATGCACGTTTCTGAAATAGAAATTCGTGATGAAAAAGGCACGCTTATCAATCATACGACCATGACCAATAATATAATTCCGCGCTAA
- a CDS encoding 1-acyl-sn-glycerol-3-phosphate acyltransferase, giving the protein MKKLFGKLMLKLVGWKVVLEGDVDNLDRCILVVAPHTANEEYLLGNLAYWSLGKPLKVIIKDEHTKAWYGFLVKAIGGIGIDRSQKNDLVKFVVDLFNKEDFSLVITPEGTRSWVPKWRKGFYHMALAAKVPIVFAAGDFKEKIMYLGRKISVQDLETRTYEEIMAEMEEYYKKIHPKFPEQWNPKIY; this is encoded by the coding sequence ATGAAAAAACTATTTGGCAAATTGATGCTTAAACTGGTAGGCTGGAAAGTGGTGCTGGAAGGTGATGTTGATAATCTGGATCGCTGCATACTTGTAGTGGCTCCGCATACCGCAAATGAAGAATATTTGCTGGGCAACCTTGCATATTGGTCTTTAGGAAAACCTTTGAAGGTTATTATCAAAGATGAGCATACCAAAGCATGGTATGGTTTTTTAGTGAAAGCCATTGGCGGTATTGGCATAGACCGGTCTCAGAAAAATGATCTTGTGAAATTTGTCGTAGATCTCTTTAATAAAGAAGATTTTAGTTTGGTAATTACTCCAGAAGGGACAAGAAGTTGGGTGCCGAAATGGCGGAAAGGATTTTATCATATGGCTTTGGCTGCCAAAGTTCCTATCGTATTTGCTGCAGGTGATTTCAAAGAAAAAATAATGTATTTAGGCCGAAAAATTTCGGTGCAAGATTTAGAAACCCGCACGTACGAAGAGATCATGGCAGAAATGGAAGAATATTATAAAAAGATACATCCGAAATTTCCTGAGCAGTGGAATCCGAAGATTTATTAA